The proteins below come from a single Rosa rugosa chromosome 2, drRosRugo1.1, whole genome shotgun sequence genomic window:
- the LOC133732408 gene encoding uncharacterized protein LOC133732408: MGRGKYKNKPTGQRQFSDHEDLLAGTSTRPRSFSKAFDTLLRKLQRYVPLGASVADLYAGAGVISLSLAATRKCRSVRCIEINKESKLSFEKTVARLPNIVDSSISWHHADTSKLRHRRGKSETTHAQYINTKDLRLTISTWNVAGRVSDENLDIDDWILIRIYPWVSKKRRNWKFKSRKENIFHSKMADETLLHPIYTQLKG; the protein is encoded by the exons ATGGGCAGAGGAAAGTACAAGAACAAGCCCACTGGTCAGCGCCAGTTCTCCGATCACGAAGATCTTC TTGCCGGTACCTCCACCCGTCCCCGTTCTTTTTCAAAG GCATTTGATACCCTGCTCCGGAAGCTACAAAGGTATGTCCCTCTTGGAGCATCTGTTGCTGATTTGTATGCAGGAGCAGGTGTTATCAGTTTATCATTGGCTGCTACAAGAAAATGCAG GTCTGTGAGATGCATTGAGATTAACAAAGAATCAAAGCTATCCTTTGAGAAGACGGTTGCCCGCCTGCCAAACATAGTAGATAGCAGCATCAGCTGGCATCATGCAGACACTTCTAAG TTAAGACATAGGAGAGGAAAATCAGAAACTACTCATGCTCAGTACATAAACACAAAGGATTTGAG GCTGACAATAAGCACTTGGAATGTTGCTGGAAGAGTTTCGGATGAAAACCTTGATATTGATGATTGGATTTTGATAAGGATCTACCCCTGGGTAtcgaagaaaagaagaaactgGAAATTTAAAAGcagaaaggaaaatatatttcaTTCAAAGATGGCTGACGAAACCCTATTACATCCTATATATACTCAGCTAAAGGGTTAG